The genomic stretch GCGGACGCGGGATAGGCCGCGTCCACCACGAAAAGAGAAGCATGCGGACCGCGTCTCATGGGAGACGATGCCCGGAGCAGTTGGGATTGATCTCCGAGCGCTTGAGTGAGCGCAACACCCGGCTCTTCGCCCAGGAGTCCTCCGCCGTGGACTACGCGGCGGCCTGGACGGATACGCTCGACTCGCTGCGTTCCATCCAGCTCCCGCCGCTGGTGGAGCGATACATCGCCGCCTATGAGGAGGTGGGCCACCGTGGCGCCTTCCTCTGGCGTTGGTGTTGGCGTGGCGTGGAGGAGACGAGCCTGCCGCTGGTTCCCGCGGAGTGGAAGGAGCACCTGCTCACCACCAAGCTGCTGGCCATCATCCTCAACGTGCTGCTGGACGACCTGGCGGACCAGCGGGGCTCGGAGACGCTCCTGGAGACGGCCCTGTCCATCCCCTTCCATCCCCAGGGACGGGCCGCTCCCGCGCCGGACGTGCCTCCCGAGGAGCGGCGCTACTTCGCGCTCATCGCGGAGCTGTGGCACGTCCTCGAGGAGCGCGTGCGCGAGTTGCCGCACCACGGCGTCTACCGTGAGCTCTACGTCTTCGACTACCGGCAGGTCTTCAACAGCATGCGCTATTCCGTGCTCACGCGGAACCGGCCGGCCCTGCACAACCTGGCGGAGAATCGGGCGTACTCCCCGCACAACATGAACATGATGGTGTTCGCCACGCTCGACCTGATGGCGGCGCCAGTGGACCCTGCGGAGCTGGGGACCATCCGGGAAGCGGTCTGGTACGCGCAGAGCATGGGACAGCTCGCCAACATGACGGCCACGTGGCGGCGCGAGGTGGCGGCGCGGGACTTCGCCAGCCGGGTGTTCGTCCAGGCCCTGGATGCGGGCGTGGTGACGGCCGAGCAGCTCCAGATGCTGCCGCCGGAGGACATCACTGCCAGCATCGAGTCCTCCGGGATGGAGGAGCGGCTGTTGGCCGAGTGGCGCGAGCAGCGCCAGCGGTTGGATGTCCTGATGGGCCGGGTGCGCTCCTTCGACATGGCCCACCTGGTCCGGGGTGTGGACACCCTGCTGGGTATGCACCTGGCCGCGCGGGGATTCATCTGAAGTGAACGCCCCACCTCGCTTCGCCACCTGTTTTCTGCGGTCTTGTTAAACTGCCCCACCGCCGAGGTAATGCATATGAGCGAAACGGTGGAAGGCAATGTCCCGGTGGTGCGGCGGTGGAGGGGAGAGCGGCGGCGCTGGAGCAGGAGGAAGTGGGTGGATACGGAGCCTCCCCCGCCTGGCACGAAGGTGGGGGGCTACCGGCTGGAGGCCCGGTTGGGCAGGGGCGGTCAGGGCACGGTGTACCGGGCCGGGCGCGGTGGCCGGCGGCGTGCCATCAAGTTCTTGTCCCTGGCCTCACCCGACTGGGCGTGGAGGGAGTTGGAGGTGCGGCTGCGGCTGCGGCGCGTGGGCGAATTGGCGGTGGAGAGCCATGGACTGTGGCCTCCCGGGCTCCCGCGCTACCTCTACCTCGTCACGCCCTACGTGCGCGGGCGCTCGGTGTACGACTGGGCCCGGTGGAAGAACCCCACCGCGCGCCAGGTGGTGGAGCTGGTGCTGGAGGTGGCGCGGCAGCTGGTGGAGGTGCACCGGGCCGGCGTGGTGCACCGGGACATCAAGGGCGGCAACGTGCTGGTCCGGCACGGGGACGGGATGCCGGTGCTGGTGGACTTCGGGGTGAGCACCTACGTCGGGGCCCCCGAAATCACCAACCCCCTGGGGATACCGGGCACGCGCCACTACCGCAGCCCCGAGGCGCTGCGCTTCCGTCGCGAGCACGCGGGCGAGCACTCTCCAGCGCGTGCCTCCGACGACTTGTGGGCCCTGGGAGTCCTCCTGTACTGGCTGCTGACGGGCGGCTACCCCTTCGACACGGAGGTGGCGGACGAGGCCGCGCTGGCGGACGTCATCCTGACGAGGGAGCCCGAGCCTCCGCACGTGTGCAACCCTCGCGTGCCCCGGGTGCTGGGCGAACTGTGCCTGCGCATGTTGGCGAAGCAGGCCGAGGCGCGCTTCCCGGATGCCGAGGCGCTGCGCGCGGCGCTGAAGGCGGTGCTGGCCGAGGCGGATGCCTCGTGGGACGTGGCCCTGTGCGAGGCGTGGGGCCCGGACGCCGCCACCACGCTCCAGGAGATGGGGGGCGACCTGGGGATGTGGCGGGTCCGGGCGCGGCGGCTGTTGGCCTACAGCCGGCGGCATGCCCGGCGCGGCCTGCCCGTACCACCCGAGGAGGCGTCCACGCTCGAGCGTACGCCGGAGGCCGCGCCGCCCGGGGCGGGGAGTGCCACGGCGGGTGAGCGCCCCGTTCCTCCACCGTCCCGAACATGGACGCCTCTCCGGCTCATGCTGGCTGGAGCCGTGCTGGTGCTCGGCCTCGTGGGCCTGCTCGTTCTCCTGCGTTCTCCATCCGGCTCCCCGTCCGAGGTGGGCTCTTCCATGACTTCCGAGGTGATTTCCGGCCGCACCATGCCCGAGGTCACAAAATCCGGCCAGGAAGTGGCGTCCACCTCGAAGCCACCGGAAGGTGAAAGAGGCGCGGCGCCCTCTCAGGCCACCACTTCCGCGCCCGTCGCTTCTGCGACGTCACGGAAGGAAGGCACGCGTGTGAGGACTCCCAATCAGGTGCCCACCCATCGGCGGGAGAAGAAGCAGCAACGCAACACGGTGCTCGATGCCTCGGGCAAGACCTGCATCTTGGTCTGGGTCGCGGGCCAGTTCGCCTGTGCCAGCCCCCAGGCCCAGGTGATTCCCACGGGCATGGGCAATCCTCCGCCCGCGTCCTGCCCGGCCGGCTCCGAGGAGACGATGAAGCAATTGGGGATCGGCATCGGAGCCCACGAGTCCGTTACCTTCTTCATCGATGGCGAGCCGATCTTCCGCAAGTACCCCACCGTGCGTCCGGGCCAGCAGGTCTCGCTCACCATGGGAAGATCCTATGGGAAGCTGCCGGCGCATACCCTGTACATAGGGACGCTCCTGTTCGGGGAAGGGCGTGTCTACGGGCGCTTCACCCAGGCCCAAACACCCCAGGGGTGGACCTATACCGTCTGCTTCGAGATCTACGGCGATCCGACGAAACCCGAGGAGAACGGCGTGGAGATGGAGCCCGGCAGCGGACCGGACGCCGCGAAGATCTTCTCCACGGTGGAGCTCCGTGCGGTGCGGCGTTTCGAGTAGCTCATGTCCGTTCTGTCTCTCTCCACCGCCGTATTGCTGCTCCTCCAGGTGAATGCACCGGCACGCGCACAGCCCGTGACGCGCTCCTGGGACATGACGGGCATGCCCCGCTTCGAATTGACCGCGGACACTCCCCGTGAGGCAGGAGACGTGCGCATCGGCCCGAACCTCACCACCACGTTCATCTTCGACACGCCGGTCCAACGTGAAGGTGTCGTGCTGGAGGCGCGCGAGCACTTCCGGCAGGTGTCGTTGTCGGAGGACGGGCTTCTTCTCACCCTGCTGCCCTCGGGTGAGCTGCCGCCGGGCAACCGGTTGAAGCTGACGGTGCGCTTCGCGGACGGGGCTTCGCCCACGAGCAAGGACTTCATGCTGGTGGTGGCTCCCCGCGCCGAGCCCCAGGTGGAGGTGTACCGCCGCCCACGCCCGGGTGACTCGTTCCGTCAGGAGGCCGAGCAGGCCGAGGCGAGATTCCAACTGTGCCAGGCGGACCTGACGCGGGAACGATTGGAGCATGGCCTGCCCCGGGGGCTCTCAGGGCTACTCGCACTGAAGCAGATGGACAAGGATGGGGTTCGTGCCAGGGAGATCTCCAAGGATCTCACCCTCCGCCCCGGAGAAGCTTTCGAGGTGATGCGCGCCGTGGGTTACCGCGCCAAGGGTGGCGAGATAGAGACCCCGGTGGTGCGACTGGCGGTGGATCTGGAGCTCTGGAACCGGGGTCCCCTTTCCTGGACTCCCACGCACGCGCAACTCGTGGGTCGGGACGGGCGATGGGAGGTGCAGGTGTGGCCCCCGGGGACCATTGCCTCGGGTGGCTCGCTTCGCCTGTTGGTGGAGGTGGAACTGCCCGGAAGAGTGCCCCCTGGCCCCTACCTGCTCGTGCTCTGGGACGAGAACGGGCATCGGACGGCATCTCTGTCGGGAGTGACGTTCCCGTAGACTCGGAATGGATTGACCAATGCGCTACGTCCTCCTGGTTCAGCTGGTGCTCCTGGGTCTTCCTGGCCTCGCACGGGCCCAACCCGCGAGCCCGTACACCCCGTGGATTGGCGGGGTGCCGGTGTCCTGCACGTCCTCCTCGGGAATGCCGGTGGCCTTCGTGCCGAACACCTCGCTCGCCGACGTTGGCCTGTCGTTCCCCGCGTGGCCCGATGTGCCGTCGCACGTCGAATACAACCCCGGGTTTCTGGCGCGGTTGCCACCGGGGGTACAGCTCTTCTGGTTCGGCCACGTGTGCGCGCACCAGGCCCTCGCGGAGGGTCTGAGCGAGGAGCTCGCGGACTGTGGGTCCATCCAGCTGTTGAAGCAACAGGGGCTCGTGTCTCGCGAGCAGGTCGTCGAGCTCCAGGCGTATCTGCTCAACGCGCCGGTGGTGGTGCCATGGGGCCACCGGCCGGGACCCACGCGCGCGGGGTTGCTGCTCGCGTGCTACGACCGGGCTCCTGGGGCCAGGGTATTCAACGGGCAGTCCGGACCGGTGGAGATTCCAAAAGAGCAGGAGTACCAGGGGGTGAAGCGCTGGCGCTTCTGCAGCTACATCCCCGGAGTGTCCGCGCCCACCTCGAGCGGCCATGTCACCCAGGACTCCTGTGAGAAGGAGCGCACGAAGCTCCAACGGAAGGCCGCGGGCCATGTGGTCAGTGCGTGCGTCCTGACCGCCTCGGAGCGGTGTCGGGCGGCCGTCCGTTGAGTCCGGTGTGCTAGGACGCGTGTCCATGGCCCGGTACATCGCCCTGCTGCGCGGTATCAATGTGGGTGGCAACAAGAAGGTCCCGATGGCGCGGCTCCGTGAGCTGCTGGAAGGACTCGGTTACACCGACGTCGCGACACTTCTTCAGAGTGGCAACGCCGTCTTCACGAGCAAGGAGAAGAACCCGGCGCAGATCGTCAAGCGGATCGAGTCGGCCATTGCCGGGGAGTTCGGCTTCGAGGTCTCCGTCGTCATCCGTACCCGGGACGAGCTGGCGGCGGTGATCAAAGCGAACCCCCTTCCCGGTGCCGAGGACGCTCCTTCACAGTTCCTCGTGACGTTCCTGTCCGACGTGCCGGATCCGAAGCGGCTGAAGGAGATCGACCCGGCTGCGTACCTGCCGGACGAGTTCCGTGTGGTCGGGCGCGAAATCTATGCCCGGTTCCCGAATGGCATGCGGGACTCGAAGCTGGCCAACGCGCTCGGCAGTCTGCGTCTGGGAGTCACCCCGACCGCCCGGAATTGGAACACCGTCACGAAGCTCCTGGAGCTCGCCGACCGCTGAACCGTTACGGCTCGGATTCAGCCCATGCGGCGGGGGGTGCTGCTTGTTCGGATGGGATGC from Archangium lipolyticum encodes the following:
- a CDS encoding serine/threonine protein kinase, encoding MDTEPPPPGTKVGGYRLEARLGRGGQGTVYRAGRGGRRRAIKFLSLASPDWAWRELEVRLRLRRVGELAVESHGLWPPGLPRYLYLVTPYVRGRSVYDWARWKNPTARQVVELVLEVARQLVEVHRAGVVHRDIKGGNVLVRHGDGMPVLVDFGVSTYVGAPEITNPLGIPGTRHYRSPEALRFRREHAGEHSPARASDDLWALGVLLYWLLTGGYPFDTEVADEAALADVILTREPEPPHVCNPRVPRVLGELCLRMLAKQAEARFPDAEALRAALKAVLAEADASWDVALCEAWGPDAATTLQEMGGDLGMWRVRARRLLAYSRRHARRGLPVPPEEASTLERTPEAAPPGAGSATAGERPVPPPSRTWTPLRLMLAGAVLVLGLVGLLVLLRSPSGSPSEVGSSMTSEVISGRTMPEVTKSGQEVASTSKPPEGERGAAPSQATTSAPVASATSRKEGTRVRTPNQVPTHRREKKQQRNTVLDASGKTCILVWVAGQFACASPQAQVIPTGMGNPPPASCPAGSEETMKQLGIGIGAHESVTFFIDGEPIFRKYPTVRPGQQVSLTMGRSYGKLPAHTLYIGTLLFGEGRVYGRFTQAQTPQGWTYTVCFEIYGDPTKPEENGVEMEPGSGPDAAKIFSTVELRAVRRFE
- a CDS encoding DUF1697 domain-containing protein, whose amino-acid sequence is MARYIALLRGINVGGNKKVPMARLRELLEGLGYTDVATLLQSGNAVFTSKEKNPAQIVKRIESAIAGEFGFEVSVVIRTRDELAAVIKANPLPGAEDAPSQFLVTFLSDVPDPKRLKEIDPAAYLPDEFRVVGREIYARFPNGMRDSKLANALGSLRLGVTPTARNWNTVTKLLELADR
- a CDS encoding DUF2381 family protein; translation: MSVLSLSTAVLLLLQVNAPARAQPVTRSWDMTGMPRFELTADTPREAGDVRIGPNLTTTFIFDTPVQREGVVLEAREHFRQVSLSEDGLLLTLLPSGELPPGNRLKLTVRFADGASPTSKDFMLVVAPRAEPQVEVYRRPRPGDSFRQEAEQAEARFQLCQADLTRERLEHGLPRGLSGLLALKQMDKDGVRAREISKDLTLRPGEAFEVMRAVGYRAKGGEIETPVVRLAVDLELWNRGPLSWTPTHAQLVGRDGRWEVQVWPPGTIASGGSLRLLVEVELPGRVPPGPYLLVLWDENGHRTASLSGVTFP